A single window of Meiothermus sp. DNA harbors:
- a CDS encoding aspartate carbamoyltransferase catalytic subunit, with the protein MSQSATPTFPKHLLDFRDWNRTQVESLLETAQMMQEVLSRPVKKVPALTGFTVATVFFEPSTRTRISFELAARRMSADVVSFAGATSSTTKGETYKDTLRTLDQMGIDAYILRVDAAGVCHQAFGWLQKPIINAGDGWRAHPTQALLDAFTLREKLGSLEGKKIAIVGDILHSRVARSNVELLPMLGAQVVACGPATLLPRSLPGAALTTDLREALTEADAVMVLRLQKERMDKGLLPSLPEYIAGYQITEERLGWAKPQAPLLHPGPMNRDVELEGTLADTPRSLVERQVANGQAVRMAVLYHLLVGKKS; encoded by the coding sequence ATGAGCCAGTCGGCCACCCCCACCTTTCCCAAGCACCTGCTGGACTTCCGGGACTGGAACCGCACCCAGGTGGAGAGCCTCCTCGAGACCGCCCAGATGATGCAGGAGGTGCTCTCGCGCCCGGTCAAGAAGGTACCCGCCCTGACCGGCTTTACCGTGGCCACGGTGTTTTTTGAGCCCTCGACCCGTACCCGCATCTCCTTTGAGCTGGCCGCCAGGCGCATGTCGGCGGACGTGGTGAGTTTTGCCGGTGCCACTAGCTCCACCACCAAAGGCGAGACCTACAAGGACACCCTGCGGACACTGGATCAGATGGGAATTGACGCCTACATCCTGCGGGTAGATGCCGCGGGGGTCTGCCACCAGGCTTTTGGCTGGCTACAAAAACCCATCATCAACGCCGGGGATGGCTGGCGGGCCCACCCCACCCAGGCCTTGCTGGACGCTTTTACCCTGCGGGAAAAGCTGGGGAGCCTGGAAGGCAAAAAAATTGCCATTGTGGGCGACATCCTGCACTCCCGCGTGGCCCGCTCCAACGTCGAGTTGCTGCCCATGCTGGGGGCCCAGGTGGTGGCCTGCGGCCCGGCTACCTTGCTGCCCCGCAGCCTGCCCGGCGCCGCCCTCACCACCGACCTGCGCGAAGCCCTGACCGAAGCCGACGCAGTGATGGTCTTGCGGCTCCAGAAAGAGCGCATGGACAAAGGGCTCCTGCCCTCCCTACCGGAGTACATCGCGGGCTACCAGATTACCGAAGAACGCCTCGGGTGGGCTAAGCCCCAGGCCCCCCTCCTCCACCCCGGCCCGATGAACCGCGACGTGGAACTCGAGGGCACCCTGGCCGACACCCCCCGCAGCCTGGTGGAACGCCAAGTCGCCAACGGACAGGCCGTTCGCATGGCGGTGCTGTATCACCTGCTGGTAGGGAAGAAAAGCTGA
- a CDS encoding dihydroorotase encodes MKGEILIKNATLVDGRGQHGQADVLIGEGRILSFAGGEAPKVLDATGKVLSPGFFDPHAHLREPGQEVKEDLQSGLAAAAKGGYTDVVSMPNTSPVVDSAEMVRALKEKAAQIGRARLHPAAALTQGQEGKVLSEARLLREAGAVMLTDDGRTNEDAGVLALGLQYAASWGLVVSVHAEDAGLRRGGVMNEGAVSFRLGLPGNPGYAEAARIARDLEIVRYVIEGSGIASGKAGKSLLHVQHLSTRRGLELLRQAKQAGLPVSTEVGPHHLTLTDERLESLNPIYKVAPPLRTQADVEALVEGLLDGTIDCIGSDHAPHTQDEKELDMLRAPFGIPNLEVCWPLLYSELVLKRGFPLPTLVERMTDAPRRLLGFPPIHLTEGAEASLVLWNPDEERPVEPHTFASKAKYSPWAGWVLSGWPSLTLVEGRVVYEQGAVQK; translated from the coding sequence ATGAAGGGTGAAATCCTGATCAAAAACGCAACACTGGTAGACGGGCGCGGCCAGCATGGCCAGGCCGACGTGCTGATTGGAGAGGGGCGCATTCTTTCGTTCGCCGGCGGTGAGGCCCCAAAGGTGCTGGACGCCACTGGGAAGGTACTGTCGCCGGGGTTTTTCGACCCCCACGCCCACCTGCGCGAACCCGGACAGGAAGTGAAGGAAGACTTGCAAAGCGGCCTGGCGGCAGCCGCTAAGGGGGGCTACACCGATGTGGTCTCGATGCCCAACACCTCGCCTGTGGTGGACAGCGCCGAGATGGTGCGGGCCCTGAAGGAAAAAGCTGCCCAGATAGGACGGGCCCGGCTTCACCCCGCCGCCGCCTTGACCCAGGGACAAGAGGGCAAGGTACTGAGCGAGGCCCGGTTGCTGCGCGAGGCGGGGGCCGTAATGCTTACCGACGATGGACGCACCAACGAGGATGCCGGCGTGCTGGCTTTGGGCCTCCAGTACGCCGCTTCGTGGGGACTGGTGGTCTCGGTGCATGCCGAGGATGCCGGGCTCAGGCGGGGCGGGGTAATGAACGAAGGGGCGGTTTCGTTCCGGCTGGGGCTGCCGGGGAACCCCGGCTATGCCGAGGCCGCCCGCATCGCCCGAGACTTGGAGATTGTGCGCTACGTGATAGAGGGGTCGGGGATCGCAAGTGGGAAGGCGGGCAAAAGCTTGTTGCACGTGCAGCATCTGAGCACCCGCCGGGGTCTGGAGTTGCTGCGGCAGGCCAAGCAGGCGGGGCTACCGGTCAGCACCGAGGTGGGGCCGCATCACCTGACGCTGACCGATGAGCGCCTCGAGAGCCTCAACCCCATCTACAAGGTGGCCCCGCCGCTGCGCACCCAGGCCGATGTGGAGGCGCTGGTGGAAGGGCTTTTGGACGGAACGATTGACTGCATCGGCAGCGACCACGCCCCCCATACGCAAGACGAAAAAGAGCTGGACATGCTGCGGGCCCCTTTTGGCATTCCCAACCTCGAGGTCTGCTGGCCCCTGCTCTACAGCGAGCTGGTGCTCAAACGAGGCTTCCCCCTGCCCACCCTGGTAGAGCGCATGACCGATGCCCCCCGGCGGCTTCTGGGCTTCCCCCCCATCCACCTGACCGAGGGGGCCGAGGCCAGCCTGGTGCTGTGGAACCCCGACGAAGAGCGCCCGGTGGAGCCCCACACCTTTGCCTCCAAGGCCAAATACAGCCCCTGGGCCGGCTGGGTGCTCTCGGGCTGGCCCTCCCTAACGCTGGTGGAAGGGCGGGTGGTGTATGAACAAGGCGCGGTACAAAAGTGA
- a CDS encoding Uma2 family endonuclease — MAKVKQATLEDLMQVPGKAELVNGEIVLMPPTGFLPGFAAMRILFSLHEYALVHRNGYAVGDNVGFAVDLPRRKSFSPDAAYYKGPHSGMKFLEGAPVFAVEVRSDGDYGKKAEQEMAQKRADYFAAGTLVVWDVDMLGVEVVRVYRASDPNPTVYRRGDVAEAEPAVPGWRMPVEDLFPYYVGSSESES; from the coding sequence ATGGCTAAGGTCAAGCAAGCCACTCTCGAGGATCTCATGCAGGTGCCCGGTAAAGCCGAGCTGGTGAACGGAGAGATTGTGCTTATGCCGCCAACTGGATTTCTGCCTGGTTTTGCTGCAATGCGAATTCTGTTCAGTTTACATGAGTACGCCCTAGTGCATCGGAACGGCTATGCGGTGGGTGACAATGTGGGATTTGCGGTAGATTTGCCCAGACGCAAGAGCTTTAGCCCAGATGCTGCTTACTATAAAGGCCCTCACTCGGGGATGAAGTTCCTAGAAGGCGCCCCGGTGTTTGCCGTTGAAGTTCGTAGTGACGGCGATTATGGGAAGAAAGCCGAGCAGGAGATGGCACAGAAACGAGCCGACTATTTTGCGGCGGGCACCTTGGTAGTCTGGGATGTAGACATGCTGGGGGTGGAGGTAGTGCGAGTATACCGAGCCAGCGACCCCAATCCGACCGTTTACCGCCGGGGTGATGTGGCCGAAGCCGAGCCTGCCGTGCCGGGTTGGCGGATGCCGGTGGAGGATTTGTTTCCTTACTATGTCGGGAGCAGTGAAAGTGAATCCTGA
- the pyrR gene encoding bifunctional pyr operon transcriptional regulator/uracil phosphoribosyltransferase PyrR translates to MIFKSKLLNDEEVRRALTRIAHEIIEKNKGVDKLCLVGIHTRGITLARRLGKLIEQFEGQAIPMGILDITLYRDDLTEIGLQPRVRETRIPFDLNGKAVVLVDDVLYTGRTARAALDALIDLGRPSRIYLAVLVDRGHRELPIRADFVGKNLPTAKSEVVKVKTQEDDGEDAVELWEMEDA, encoded by the coding sequence ATGATCTTCAAGTCCAAACTGCTCAACGACGAGGAAGTTCGCCGCGCCCTGACCCGCATCGCCCACGAGATCATCGAGAAAAACAAAGGCGTAGACAAACTATGCCTGGTGGGCATTCATACCCGGGGCATTACCCTGGCCCGGCGTCTGGGCAAGCTGATCGAGCAGTTCGAGGGCCAGGCCATTCCGATGGGCATCCTGGACATCACCCTCTACCGCGACGACCTGACCGAGATCGGGCTGCAACCCAGGGTGCGCGAGACCCGCATCCCCTTCGACCTGAACGGCAAAGCGGTGGTGCTGGTAGACGATGTGCTCTACACCGGGCGCACCGCCAGGGCGGCCCTCGACGCCCTGATTGATCTGGGCCGGCCCAGCCGCATCTACCTGGCGGTGCTGGTAGACCGGGGACACCGTGAGCTACCCATCCGGGCCGACTTTGTGGGCAAGAACCTCCCCACCGCCAAGAGCGAAGTGGTAAAGGTCAAAACCCAGGAAGACGACGGCGAGGACGCGGTAGAACTCTGGGAGATGGAGGACGCATGA
- a CDS encoding META domain-containing protein, whose protein sequence is MQHLLSLLWVLLMGTALAQNNPLLDTRWTLAAYAQGGRMVPVSLEVGATLEFTQSRAGGQSGCNSFGGSYTLEGPTLRFGPLVQTMMACPDEATNRLERAYLQALEKAETFRIVGRQLTLYDADGKILLNLSR, encoded by the coding sequence ATGCAGCATCTGTTGTCACTGCTTTGGGTACTACTGATGGGCACGGCCTTGGCTCAGAACAATCCCCTTCTGGACACCCGCTGGACGCTGGCCGCCTATGCCCAGGGCGGGCGCATGGTGCCGGTGAGTCTGGAGGTGGGGGCTACGCTCGAGTTCACCCAAAGCCGCGCCGGGGGGCAATCCGGCTGCAACAGCTTTGGGGGTAGCTACACCCTCGAGGGCCCTACTCTACGCTTTGGCCCGCTCGTACAAACCATGATGGCCTGCCCCGACGAGGCCACTAACCGCCTGGAGCGGGCCTACCTGCAAGCCCTGGAAAAAGCCGAGACTTTCCGCATTGTGGGCCGCCAGCTCACCCTCTACGATGCAGACGGAAAAATCTTGCTAAATCTATCCCGTTGA
- a CDS encoding response regulator transcription factor, producing MERLLIVEDDPQLAHLITSALEREGYSTILAINGLDAVQMAPQADLMLLDLGLPGLGGLEVIRELREADWNLPILVVSAQGSEDMRIRALELGADDYLTKPMSIREMVARVRALLRRARPEQEICVGDLRIVLKQRQAFIRERPLELSPTELDLLLTLAQNPGEVWSRERLLHRVWGAERGSAVDERVVDSYVALLRRKLGDNPRAPRYLETVFGQGYRLRPQP from the coding sequence ATGGAACGCTTATTGATTGTCGAAGATGACCCCCAGTTGGCCCATCTCATTACCTCGGCCCTCGAGCGCGAGGGGTATTCAACCATACTGGCTATCAACGGCCTGGATGCCGTGCAGATGGCACCCCAGGCCGACCTAATGCTGCTCGACCTCGGCTTGCCGGGGCTGGGGGGCCTCGAGGTGATCCGGGAGCTGCGCGAAGCCGACTGGAACCTCCCCATTCTGGTGGTGAGCGCCCAGGGTTCGGAAGATATGCGGATTCGGGCTCTGGAACTCGGCGCCGACGACTACCTTACCAAGCCCATGAGCATCCGGGAGATGGTGGCAAGGGTACGGGCCTTGCTGAGGCGGGCCCGACCAGAACAGGAGATTTGTGTGGGGGATCTGCGCATTGTGCTCAAGCAACGCCAGGCCTTCATCCGGGAACGGCCGCTCGAGCTATCGCCTACCGAACTTGACTTGCTACTTACCCTGGCCCAAAACCCCGGCGAGGTCTGGAGCCGGGAGCGCCTGCTGCACCGGGTCTGGGGAGCCGAGCGCGGCAGCGCAGTAGACGAGCGGGTGGTGGATAGCTATGTGGCGCTGTTGCGCCGCAAACTTGGAGACAACCCCAGGGCCCCGCGCTACCTTGAAACCGTTTTTGGCCAGGGATACCGCCTGCGTCCCCAACCTTAG